One genomic segment of Virgibacillus doumboii includes these proteins:
- a CDS encoding cell wall hydrolase: MAVIRYTEKGVKLLARLMRAEAEGDGRLGMLMVGNTGVNRVRVDCLDFTDINTINEMVFQSPGGFEAVQKGYFYQAAREKDKRLARKTINGKRYHPASNSLWFFRPEGSCPAQWFGQWNTGRYKSHCFFAPTSSECPKAY; the protein is encoded by the coding sequence GTGGCCGTAATTCGTTACACTGAAAAAGGCGTAAAATTATTGGCAAGATTAATGCGTGCGGAAGCAGAAGGCGACGGCAGACTTGGAATGCTTATGGTTGGAAATACCGGTGTAAATCGGGTCCGTGTTGATTGTCTCGATTTCACTGATATAAATACAATTAATGAAATGGTTTTCCAGAGTCCGGGGGGCTTTGAAGCTGTTCAGAAAGGATATTTTTATCAGGCTGCCAGGGAGAAAGATAAACGGCTGGCACGAAAGACTATAAATGGTAAACGATATCACCCGGCATCCAACTCTTTATGGTTTTTCAGACCTGAGGGATCATGCCCGGCACAATGGTTTGGCCAGTGGAATACTGGCAGATACAAGTCTCACTGTTTTTTTGCACCAACATCATCTGAATGTCCAAAAGCTTACTAA
- the hemQ gene encoding hydrogen peroxide-dependent heme synthase, whose product MAAAEAVETLDGWYCLHDLRTIDWTAWKLVSKEEREAAVQEFKDLLTKWEAVEAEEKGSHVLYKIVGQKADLMFMFLRPTMNELTDMETEFNKSKFAEFLVPAYSYVSVVEISQYSGRNSVDDPKIRERLYPILPKWEHISFYPMDKRRQGEDNWYSLGFKERAKLLYEHSKTGRKYAGEIKQIITGSFGFDDWEWGVTLFAKDVLQLKKIVYEMRFDEVSARFGEFGAFFVGNHLAKDDVDSYLHV is encoded by the coding sequence ATGGCAGCAGCTGAAGCAGTTGAAACATTGGACGGCTGGTATTGTCTGCATGATTTACGAACTATCGATTGGACAGCCTGGAAATTGGTATCAAAAGAGGAACGCGAAGCAGCGGTTCAGGAATTCAAGGACTTGCTTACCAAATGGGAGGCAGTCGAAGCTGAAGAAAAAGGAAGTCATGTTCTTTACAAAATTGTCGGCCAAAAAGCTGACTTGATGTTTATGTTTTTGCGCCCGACAATGAACGAGCTGACCGATATGGAAACAGAATTTAATAAATCCAAATTTGCGGAGTTCCTTGTTCCGGCTTATTCCTATGTGTCGGTTGTGGAAATCTCCCAATACAGTGGCAGAAACTCGGTGGATGATCCAAAAATACGGGAACGACTCTATCCAATTTTACCAAAGTGGGAGCACATATCGTTTTACCCGATGGACAAACGCCGGCAGGGTGAAGACAACTGGTATTCCCTTGGCTTTAAGGAACGGGCCAAACTGCTTTATGAGCACAGTAAAACCGGCCGGAAATACGCCGGCGAGATAAAGCAGATTATTACCGGTTCATTCGGCTTTGATGATTGGGAATGGGGTGTGACACTGTTTGCCAAAGACGTGCTGCAATTGAAAAAAATCGTCTATGAAATGCGTTTTGATGAAGTAAGCGCGCGCTTCGGTGAATTTGGCGCATTCTTCGTTGGAAATCACCTGGCAAAAGATGATGTAGATTCTTATCTGCATGTTTAA
- the pta gene encoding phosphate acetyltransferase: MSNLFEQLTDKIKAENKFIVFPEGLDERVLTAASQLSASGILTPILLGDKHTIKQNAAKADVDVTSCKIIDPKNFPEFELMVETFVERRKGKVTAEEAREILLDENYFGTMLVHMNQADGLVSGAAHSTADTVRPALQIIKTKEGIKKTSGVFIMVRNDEKYVFADCAININPDSQDLAEIAVESANTAKLFDVDPRIAMLSFSTKGSAKSEETEKVVDALKLTKEKNPSLLIDGEFQFDAAFVPSVAAKKAPDSVLQGDANVFIFPSLEAGNIGYKIAQRLGEFEAVGPILQGLNKPVNDLSRGCSSDDVYKLALITAAQA; this comes from the coding sequence ATGAGTAATCTGTTTGAGCAGTTAACTGATAAAATAAAAGCTGAAAATAAATTTATTGTTTTTCCGGAAGGACTGGATGAGCGGGTGCTGACTGCTGCCAGCCAACTCAGTGCCTCAGGGATTTTAACGCCGATTTTGCTTGGTGATAAACATACGATAAAACAGAATGCGGCGAAAGCAGATGTTGATGTTACTTCATGCAAAATCATCGACCCGAAAAATTTTCCGGAGTTTGAATTAATGGTGGAAACGTTTGTGGAACGACGGAAAGGTAAAGTAACCGCTGAAGAAGCACGTGAAATTTTGCTGGATGAAAATTATTTCGGAACAATGCTTGTCCATATGAATCAGGCGGACGGGCTGGTCAGCGGTGCGGCTCATTCAACAGCCGACACAGTCAGACCCGCACTGCAGATCATTAAAACAAAAGAAGGCATTAAAAAAACATCAGGCGTCTTCATCATGGTCCGCAACGATGAAAAATATGTGTTTGCCGACTGTGCAATTAACATCAATCCGGACAGTCAGGACCTGGCTGAAATAGCAGTAGAAAGCGCCAATACGGCCAAGCTGTTTGATGTTGACCCACGGATTGCCATGCTCAGCTTTTCAACGAAGGGATCGGCAAAGTCGGAAGAAACGGAGAAAGTGGTCGACGCGCTCAAATTGACCAAGGAAAAGAATCCGTCACTCCTAATCGACGGTGAATTCCAGTTTGATGCAGCATTTGTCCCTAGTGTCGCGGCAAAAAAAGCCCCGGACTCCGTTTTGCAGGGTGACGCGAATGTATTCATTTTTCCAAGTCTGGAAGCAGGCAACATCGGATATAAAATTGCCCAGCGCCTTGGCGAATTTGAAGCGGTCGGTCCAATTCTGCAAGGACTGAATAAACCGGTGAACGACCTGTCGCGCGGATGCAGTTCGGATGATGTTTATAAGCTGGCACTTATTACGGCGGCACAGGCGTAA
- a CDS encoding putative holin-like toxin, whose amino-acid sequence MTTYEVLSLLAQFGLLQIAMLTLIITIVVYLIKKK is encoded by the coding sequence ATGACGACATATGAAGTTTTAAGTCTGCTGGCACAATTTGGTTTATTACAAATAGCCATGCTGACATTAATTATAACGATTGTCGTCTACCTGATAAAAAAGAAGTAA